The genomic interval AAATTTCCCTTCCATTAAAACATTTGCATTGTCATTCCAATATTTAGTGTAAAACTGAATCATATCAATATGATCCTGAGGTACTTCTTGTAACATCACAGACAATTGTGGTACTCCAAACAAGGTGTTTACTACTTGCAAAGCCGCAACTTCTACTTTTTCGTCTTTATGCCAAGTCAACATATCTGCGTGTACAGCAGTTTCACCACATAACATTCTAATATCGGCAATACGAATTCTGTTCATCGTTCCGTCACCAGGACAGTCAAAGGCACGCATCATGTTACCAAATTTGCGCATAGCAGGACCAGTATATCTTTGTCTAAATTCGATAAAAACATCAGGATTGATTGCTTTTAGCTCACTCATTACATCAGACAATAAACGATCAACCGCTTCATTGATAGAACTATAATCACGACCATCAGCATCTGTAAGAACTGTTTCATCATACAATCTAAAGTCATCAATAAAGTCTAATTTGAAACCGTCAAGTCCCCATTCTTGCAATGCATTTTTGTAAATATTGATCAAATACTCCCTAACTTCTGGAAAACGAGGGTCAAATACTGGTGCCCAACGATGGGTTTTGGTCAATAATTTATTTTCGAAAACCTTGTAAGCTCTTGATTTTACGCCACAAAAAGGAACAGAATACCAGAAACCTACTTTCATTCCAATTTCATGAACGGCATCTACAAACTCTTTGGTTTTAGAAATACGGTCTGGAGTCCAATCTCCTGTGTAATCGTATCCTCTGTTGGTGTCATTAGTCTGCCATCCATCATCGATGATAATTACTTTATATCCTAGACTGTAAGCGATTCTACATTCTGCCAACAATTTTTCAACTTCCAAATTTTGGTGAAAATTATACCAAGTAGAATACAAAGGTGTTTTTGCAATTTGTGGAACGAATGCTGGTTTTAAATTATCAAAAGTTTCCCACCAAGCGGCAACTTCATTCAACGCAGTTGAAAAATGTTTAGGAGCAGAGTCAATTCTTATTTGCGCCTTAAACTCATTCAAGGGCGATAAACGCTCTGAAAGGAATGTAATATGGCAATAAAAACAATCATCTTCTTCTCTGATTCTTGCGTTTAATTCTAATTTATTGATAGCATTTGAACAAGCAAAAGTATGAACATTCGTATCGTCATTACCAAATAAGCTAATGATGGGAGCGTCAATAGAAATACGTGATTCCAAATGTTCTAATTCCCAATCTGCTTGGATGCGTTTTTCAAAATCTGTTGTTGGTTTCCAAACTCCTTTTACATTATGTGCCGGAATTTTCCATTGAATTGTAACTGGTTTAGGAACAATTGCTTCGTCTGATTTTATAGTTACATCAAAAATCTGTACCCCTTCTTTATTGTAAATGGAATTTATAGAAACATCTAAATTTCCTATGTTTTCTAAAACTAATAGACACATTGCTTATATTTTTTATATTGATTAAAAGCTAAAAAAAGCTTTCCTAAATTCTTTTTATATTAGTTTAAAGAAGCCAAGCACAAACACTTGGCTCCAATTAAACCACGACAATCTAATTACCTCTTTAATTATATCCTTGATTTTGTTTCAAATTAGGATTAGAATCTATTTCTGTGCTTGGAATCCAAATAAGTTCATCTCTATTCGATTTGAATATACCTCCACTTAATGATTTTGGGTTTTTACCATGAGCTGAAGTCGCTCCCATATATTTATCAGCAAGTCCCCAACGTACAAGGTCAAAGAAACGGTGTCCTTCTCCTGCTAGTTCCATTGCTCTTTCATCAATAATTGCATTTCTTAAAAGAACTTTATCAGCTTTAACTGTTGGTAAAAGATCTACCAGACCAGAACCAGGACGTTGACGAACCATAGTAACATAAGGTCCTGCAAGAGCCGTTTTATCATCTTCGTTTAACGCTTCTGCTAGCATCAACAATACATCAGAATAACGAATTACTCTCCAGTTGGTTCCAACATTAGTTCCTAAGAAATCTACTTGACTTCTCACCCCTATATCCATACCTGCATATTTTTTAGAAAATATAGGCTCTACTCCGGCTGCAGTAGCGATTGCAATATCACTAACAAAGTCAGTAGCATAAGGAGTCCCACCGTAACCTGTAGCGCCAAGGTAATTATAAGCTAAGGTTTGATTTCTTCTATAAGTATCTCCATTAGCTTCAAATAAATTTTTCAACCAAGGGTTTACTACGTGTCCTTTATCTGGAGTTTTTCCTGGAGGTGCATAATCAATATGAAAATTCCCCATAGTACCTGTTCCAGGAATATCAGATCCCCATACAAATGTTTGTTGTCCTAAAAATTGCAATTCAAAAACTGACTCCGAGTTGTTTTCATTTTTTTCAGTAAAGTTATCGCCATATTGAGCCGCAGGTAACAAAGTGTATTTCCCTACTAACGGTAATAATGTAGCATGAGCCAAAGCCCATTTTTTCTGATACAAATAACTTTTTCCTTTCAATGCTGTAGCTGCTCCAGACGTAGGTCTTCCTAAGTCATCACCCGTCCATTGTGCAGGTAACATGGTTTCTGCTTTTCCTAAATCGGCAACAATTTGATCCCAAACAGCTTGTTTAGCAGCTTGTTTTACATATAAATTATCTAAATCTGGTACATCTAGAACTAAAGGCACATTACCATAAAGATTGACCAAATACCAGTAATCAAAAGCTCTTAAAAAATAGGCTTGTCCTACTAAATTGTTACGAACGACGTCATTTGGAATCCCTTCTTTATTTACGTTATTGATAATATTGTTGCAACGGCCAATTGATTTGTATAATTCTTGCCATGGTTCTGTAGCCCAACGGTCACCCGGTTTCCCTAAAAAGGTTGCCATCGCTGTATTACTTCCTAAAGGAAAGTTATTGAATTCATCTGATCGTAGTAATGCACCTGAATGTAGAATTCGTCCCCAGAAAAAAGTTCCTGTAATTGGGTGAAAAGCTCCGTTTACCGCAGATTTTACTTGCTCTTCAGAGGTACCAAAATTGGCAGTTGAAGTGGCATTTTCATTACTTTGATTTAGCAAATCTCCTGAACATGAGCTCCCTAAAGCCGCTAAGCTCAAAGTCGCTAACATGATTGATTTTGTATATTTAAATTTTTTCATTTTACTATTTTTTAGATTAAAAACTAGCTTGTAGTCCAAGCATAAAAGTACGAGCATTAGGATACGTTCTTGCATCTAAACCTCTCCCTAACAATGGGTTTACTGTTGGTCTTACACCAGGAACACCAGAATTCAAATTCGCTCTACCACCGTTGGTAGAAGCTACGTCAGGGTCATATCCGCTGTATTTTGTCAATACAAATACATTTTGAACATTAAATGAAACTCTTAGGCTTTTGAAAAAGTCCATTCCTAATGTTTTAGTAGGTAAGTTATATCCGATTTCGATATTTTTCAATCTTAAATAAGATCCGTCTTCTACAAAAAACGAAGAAGGCTCTTTGTTACCTGCTGCATCAGAAACTGACGCTTTTGGAATACCTGTATCTGTATTTGTAGGTGTCCAAGAGTTTAAAACAGAACTCAATTTACCACCATCTTGCCAAAGCATATTGTAATATTTACCTACATTGTAAATCTCATTTCCTTGTACCCCAACGAATGCCATACTGAAATCAAAATTTTTGTAATCTGCACCAAAGGTCAAACCATAAGTAAAATCTGGAGTAGGATTACCAATATTAGTAATATCTTTTTCATCAATAACTCCATCACCATTTACATCGACTCTTACAAAGTTACCAGTCAATGGGTTTACTTTATCCTCTACTTTATAACCATAGAAAGAACCAATTGCTTCCCCTTTAACTGTGCGGTTTACAACTCTCAAATCTTCATCAATTGCTGGTCCTAAGATCGGAGCTGGAATATCTCCTGCTTTTGCAACAAGATTAAAGGAGAAGTTTGTACCTACTTTATAATGGAAATCACCATCTGTTTTTTGATAACTCAAATCAAATTCAAAACCTTTATTTATTAATGTTCCTGCATTTCTAGTTACTGGTAAACTTACACCCAAAGTAGAAGGAACATTGATCGCTACCAATACATCTTTGATGTCTTTTGCATAATAATCGGCAGTGAAATTCATTTTATTGTTTAAGAAGGTTACATCAACACCTAAATCAAATGTTTTGGTTGTTTCCCAAACTAAATTAGGATCTGCCAAAGTTGTTTGCGCTAAACCTGTCGCAAGTGCTCCTCCAAAAGAAGTATTGGATTGATTAGCAAGAAATACTGCTTGAGTTGGATAAAAAGTATCAGGATAAGAACCTAAAACTCCGTATGAAGTTCTCAGTTTCAAAAAGTTAATCATATCTGATTTCCAAAATGATTCTTTACTTATATTCCAAGCACCAGATATAGATGGGAAATATCCAGACTGATTATCTTTGGCAAAACGAGATGATGCATCACGTCTCACAGTTCCAGATAATAAATAACGATCGTCATAATTGTAATTCAAACGTCCGAAATAAGATATTAATCCTGCTGTATTGTTTTCTCCCAATAAAATATTTGTAGCACTTGGAGGCAACGCGCTCACCACTTGAATACTATTTGATGGTGTTCCTTGACCATAAATACCGCTGCTTCTTTGGTTTTCTTTAAAGTAAGTGTAACCCGCAACTACACCTATTTTACTTTTACCAAAATCTTTATCATAGCTAAGTGTTGGTTCTACCAATAAGTTAATCGTCGTTTTGTTATACTCTGTCAAATCATTTTTATCATTAACATTTCTAACAGCATCTACAGTACTCATAAAGTAAGTAGGTGTGAATTGAAATGAATTTTGGTTTTTATAATCCAAACCAAAATTGATTCCTGCACTCAAATTATCAGTAATTTTATAATCAAATTTAAGACCTCCAAATAATGTTCTTGTAGTAATAGAGTTGTTTTCCAAAGAAGCTAATCCAAATTGATTTACTCCTCCAGGACCCTGAATAACTGTTGATGGTGCTTCAAATCCACCTTCATTGGCAGCGTTACTTAATGCTACAGTTGGAGCTGTAGTACCATCAAATCCGTACCAGTTATTTTGTTTTAAATTACCTTCTGTAATTCCTAAAGTTTGCGTGATTTTCAACTTTCTAAAATTATGCTCACTATTTAATCTTGCATTCAATCTTCTAAAACCAGAACCAATTAAGATACCGTCTTGTTTGAAATAATTTACCGATGCAAAGTAAGAAGATGTTTCACCACCACCTTGTATAGACAAACCATGATCTTGAATCATTCCTGATTTAAGATTTTGTTTTTGCCAATCTGTACTCACACCATTGTAAGTAACTCTTGTTGCGTCTCCGTCGTTTTCAAAACGTTGGTTCAAATATTTTGTGTATTGTTCTCCGTCAATAAAGTCTAAGTATTTACTTGGTGTATCAAAACCAATACGAGCATTATATTTAACCTCCATTTCTTGGTTTTTTCTACCATGATTCGTTTTAATTAAAATTACTCCATTGGCAGCTCTAGCTCCATAGATAGCAGCAGTAGCAGCATCCTTTAAAACTGATATGTCTAAGATGTCATTTGGATTAACATAATCCATGTTTTGTACAATAACACCATCTACTATATATAATGGACTTGCATTACTCAATGAGTTTACTCCACGTATGAATACGTTTGCAGTACCTCCTGGTTGTCCACCTGAGCTCTCTACTTGAATACCAGATACTTTACCTTGTAATAAAGTAGCAGGGTTACTCGCAACAGATTTTACTAGTTCTTTCGAACTAATAGAAGCTACAGATCCTGTAAGTTCTCTTTTGCTCGAAGTACCGTACCCTACAATTACAACCTCATCTAAAGTTTGTGAATCTGCAAGCATGGCTACATTAACTACTGTTCTTCCATTTACTGCTACTTCTTGAGTTTTTAATCCCAAATAACTAAATACTAATACCCCTTTTGAAGAAACTCCTCCAATTGAATATTTTCCGTCAAAATCGGTTGTGGTTCCTTTTGCTTCTCCTTTAATGGAAACATTGATACCAGGAACAGGCATGCCATCTTCTGTGACTACACCAGTAACTTTAATTGTTTGAGCAAAGAGACTAAAGCTTAAAAGCAAAGTCGCAAAACCCATCAATTTTTTTAGCGTTTGTTTTTTCATAAGTTTTTAAATTGGTTAATTTATTTTTATTGGATAGTAAATAGATTTAACAATAATCTCAACTGTATTCATTGGTCTATGATAGTCTATGCTACTGATACAAATTTAGATTATTTTTTTCAATACAAAAATTAAATTACTGTTTTTTTACGATATCAGTACAAAATAACCGTGTAAACCAATAAAACCGCATATGATTACTGACAATATATTTAAAAAAATATCAAATAGAACTAATGAAATTAACAATTGAAGAAGTTTTTTAATGAGAAAAAAACTATTAATAAAAAAAAAGAAGTGATTTCTTTTTGTCAAAAGAGAAAAAAATCTCTAATCTTTTTACTAATGCAAAAACAAATGACTTATCTACAAAGAGTTACGCTGAATAAAATCAGAAGGTACGATTTCATGAATCAACTCTCCATGTTTAACAAATTTGGCTGCCTTGACTGCCATTTCGTTAAAATTAGTGGATATGGTAGTAATACCCCCAGAAATAATTTCTTTAATAATGTGGTCGTTATGAGACAACAAACCTACATCTTGACCAATAACGAAATTCATTTTTTTACAATCTCTAAGCAACTCCCATAAATCTGTGTCGTCAATAAAAAAATAAAGGACACCTGCCTGGACAGAATCGAGACGGTAATTTTTTTCTATTTCGCCTATTAACTGGTTTTCTTCTACAAAACACTCAAAACCTTTTAAGACCCCAATAGGATAATCCAAATCGCTTCTATAATACAAAACAATTTTATCATACTTTTTTATGGCCTCCAAGATTTCGGTCAAACGGTCGTGGGTGGAGTTTTCAAATTCTTGTGCTATATAGGAATAGTTGTTACCCAAATCTAAATACCTATCAACAATTAATAATCGACTAGGTTCAATAGTCTCTAGCAATGGTCTTACCAATGGATTTTCTATTGGCGCAATTACATATGCACCGTATTTACCATAAATATTTGATATAATATTCTCAAATGTTTCGATATTATTATGATGTACATAAATATCAATTTGATATCGGTCTCCCAATTCTTTTCTAAAAGTATTATAAAACTCTTCTTGAAAACGGTGAAAAGAATACAATAACAACGCAACCTTTAATACTACATCTGTTTTAGTACTTATTATAAAATATCCTTTTAGTTTTACTGATTCTACCAACCCTCTATCTTTTAGCTCTTCATAAGCCTTTACGATGGTTTTTCGAGCAAACCCAATATTTTCAACCATTTGATTAATAGATGGAAGTTGATCGCCCACAACTATGATTTCGCTATCAATACATTCAATAATTCCTTGAACTAATTGTTCGTGTTTTGACAACGTACTAATTTGTTTTAAAGCAATAATTTTATCGAATAGAAGTTCCATTAATTGTATTTTAAATATATAAAGGCTAAACTCAGATTTTCGCAGTAGAAATCTAGACTAAAGATAAAGGTAAAGAAACAATAAAAAAAGGTTATAACCCAGATTACACAGTAGAAAACAATGATGCAACATTTCACATTCAAAACGAAGCACTTACACCTATAGAATATTTATTTTTAAGAATAAACACAAATCAATAGTTATATAATACCGCTACTTCAACCGCAACAAATCTTTCTAATCTTTTATTATATCAAAAAAAAGTCACTTTCAAATAATTCGAAAGTGACTTTATATCGTTTAAATATTCGCTATTAATCCAACTTATCAGTTAAGTCTTTGAATATTTTTCTAGCATTTTTATTTTCATATAAAATAGCATAAACGGCGTCAATAATCGGCGTTTTTGCTCCATAAGTTTGATTGAGTTTGTAAGCACTTTTAGTTGCGTAATAACCTTCCGCCACCATATTCATTTCCATCATCGCACTTTTTACAGTGTAGCCCTTGCCTATCATATTACCAAACATTCGGTTTCTGGAAAAAACGGAATAACCCGTAACCAATAAATCCCCTAAATAAGCGGAGTCATTAATGTTACGTTTCATTTTATGGACTTTTCGAATAAATTTCTTCATTTCTCGAATGGCATTACTCATAATCACCGACTGGAAGTTATCACCATAACCCAAACCGTGTGCCATTCCTGCTGCTATAGCATATATGTTTTTCAACATGGCTGCATATTCTGTTCCAATAATATCATCGGTGATTTTGGTCTTGATATAATTACTGGATAGATTATCTGCCACAATTTTTGCTTTCGACTCGTCACCACAAGCGATAGTCAAATAAGACAAACGTTCTAAAGCAACCTCTTCAGCATGACAAGGCCCCGTTATTACTCCAATATTCGAATACGGAATATCATAGGTGTCATGAAAATGCTCACCAACAATCAAACTTGTTTCAGGAACGATTCCTTTAATGGCTGAGAATATAATTTTGTCATTTAAAGGAACTGTCAAATTTTGTAATTCGGCATCCAAAAAAGCGGATGGTATTGCGAATATGAGGTAATCCGCATTGGTCACAGCCACATTAATATCACTAGTTAGTACAAGTTTATTAAGGTCAAATTCAACCGAACTCAAATAATTAGGATTGTGTTTGTAGGCTTTCAAATGTTCTATTGCCCCTTCATTACGCATATACCAAGTTACCTCAGTAAGATTATTGCACAGCATTTTAGTAATAGCGGTTGCCCAGCTCCCACCACCAATCACTGCAAATTTTTTAGTTTTGCTCATTTTAGAATAATATTTAGTCAAAAGTACTTAAAAATAGGGGAATCATATCATAAATGATTCTTTAGCGTATCGTTTTTTATAAATATAAAATTTAGAAATACGTAAAAACACTTTTTTTTTAATCCCTACACAATATAAGGTTTTTACAAACGTTATAACAGTCTATTAATAAATGTTTTGCTTGCGAAAATCTTGTAAAATAAGGTTAAATTAGTTAGTTATGATTTTGGTTTTATGAAAAAGGCGTCTTGGAAAATCCAAAACGCCTTTTTTTTGCTCAATCAGTATTTTGAATTAATAACTCATTTCAACAATTTCTTTTACTTTCTCTAAAGTAACCTTTTGTTTTTCACCTAGACCAAGCCAACCTCTTTCTTCAAATCGATTCACAATAAAATCAGCCGTATTCGCGTACTCTTTAGTATAATCAGATAATTTAGTATCCATCCCCATAGTATGGAAAAAGGCAACCGTTTTCGCAATTGCTTCTTGTGCAACTGCCTCATCAGTTCCTTCCAAATTAAAGATACGTCTGCCGTATTGTGTTAATTTTTCTTTTTTAGATTCAAATAACGCTTGGTACAAATTAGGGCCAACAATCGCTAAAGTTCTAGCATGGTCAATTCCGTATAAAGCCGTTAATTCATGGCCGATCATGTGTGTTGCCCAGTCACTAGGAACTCCTTTTTGAATTAGTCCGTTCAATGCCATGGTACAGCTCCACATAAAATTAGATGCCAAAGCATAATCTTTTGGATTGGCTACAACTTTTGGCCCTACTTCAATTAAGGTTTGTAAAATTCCTTCGGCAATGCGATCTTGCAAATAGCCTTCGTGGGGATAAGTTAGATATTGTTCTAGTACGTGCGTATATGCATCTACTACTCCATTTTCTAATTGTCTTTTTGGCAAGGATTCAATCACCGTAGGATCACAGATTGAAAATTTAGGAAATAAGGCGCTTCCACCAAAAGCCAATTTTTCTTGAGTTTCAGCAATAGTAACCACTGCTCCAGAATTCATTTCGCTTCCTGTAGCTGGCAAAGTCAATACTGTTCCAAAAGGAATTACTTTAGAAACATCCGTTAATAGGATTCTTTTTCTCAAAATTTCAGAAGGATCGCCTTCGTATTTTACTGCTCCTGAAATGAATTTTACTCCATCAATCACAGAACCTCCACCCACAGCAAGAATGAAATCTATATTTTGTTCTTTGATAACTGAAACTGCTTTCATCAAAGTCTCATAATGAGGATTCGGCTCAATTCCGCCAAACTCAACAATTGCAAAACCTTTCAAAGCTTCAACTACTTGTTGGTGGATTCCGTTTTTAAAAATACTTCCTCCTCCGTAAGCTAATAATATTTTGGCTCCAGCAGGAACGAGTTTTGTTAATTGTTCTATTTGTCCTTTACCAAAAACATAATTGGTAGGATTGTAATATTGAAAATTTAACATCTTATTTTGTGTGATTTAATTGTTGTACTAATTTTTCCGCTACTAATTTTGATGAAGCTGGATTTTGACCTGTAATCAATAAACCATCTTCAACAGCATAGGGATGCCAATCTTCTCCTTTGGAATAAGTTGCTCCGTTCTTTTGCAATTCGTCTTCCAATAAAAAAGGAACAACGTCTGTCAATCCTACAGCTTCTTCTTCTGTATTTGAAAAACCAGTAACTTTTTTTCCTTTAACCAAAAATTCTCCGTTTACTTTTACGTTTTTCAATACCGCTGGCGAATGACATACAAAAGCCACTGGTTTATTATTTGAATAAAAATCTGCAATCAAAGCAGCTGAATTAGCATCAGTAGCTAAATCCCAAAGCGGCCCGTGTCCTCCTGGATAAAAAACAGCATCATAATCCGTTGATTTTACATCGGCTAATTTCATCGTGTTTTTCAATTTATCCAAAACTTTTTCGTCTTTGTCATAACGCTTGGTGTCCTCAGTAGCAGATGATGGATCTTCACTCTTTGGATCAATTGGCGGCTGACCCCCTTTTGGAGTTGCAATGTCAACTTGGACACCTTTATCCACTAATTCATAATAAGGAGCTGCAAATTCTTCTGTCCAAAATCCTGTTTTTTCTCCTGTGTTCCCTAAATCACTATGACTTGTCAATACAAATAATACTTTTTTCATCTTGTTTTTATCGTTTTTTTGAGCAGTTATATTTAAAGAACTGACCATGATTAATACTATAGTAACTAATTTTACTTTCTTCATGTTTTTATTTATTGATACAAATTTACGTTATTAGTGTTATTAGTTAAAATAATTTAAATTATGTTTGTGATAAGTAAATTTATATCATGGTTAATTTAGAATGGTACCGCACTTTTAAGTCTGTTTATAAGAACAAGAATTTTTCCTTAGCCGCTAAAGAACTGTTTATCAGCCAGCCAGCCGTTAGCCAACAAATAGGAATGTTGGAAGCGCATGTAGGCTACAAACTTTTTAATCGAAAATCAAAAGGGGTTGAACCAACTGAGTACGCCAACTTGCTCAATAACCTCATCATTGAAGCCCTCGACCGTTTAGAGAATGTAGAAAACGGCTTTAGAGCCAAAGCATTTAATGCCAATCGTTTGATATCTGTTGGGATTTCACAACATTTATTCAGCAACCTAGGAAGTGTTTTGATTTCAAAATTTGATTTTATAGATTTTAACTTTCAAGATGACGATACCTTATTTGAATTAGTAAATTCTAAAAAAATTGATTTTGCTATCGTTACTAAAAAACTTGATACTTATGATACTATTCAACAAGAAGTAGGCGAAATCAAACCCGTTGTAATAGGTTCTAATGATATTGACATAACCGAATTAGAATTACATCTTGCAGCAGCAGATTGGAATGCCACCGAAGCTTGGTTAAACGAGAAAAGATGGTACACCTTTGATGCTCGTATCCCACACATCAAATTATTTTGGCTGTATGTTTTTGACAAAAAAAGACCTAGTTTGATTCCTAATTATATTATCCCTTCAGAATATGAAATGATGGAAACAATTTCAAAAAACCAAGGAATAGGCATTACTTGGAATTGCAACGCCAAGTCATTTATAGAACAAAAAAAGATACAACTGTTATGGGACAGTGAAAAAATGCCCACAACAGCCGTTTATGTCATGTGTCGAAAAAATAATAATTTTGATACCATCTTAGACGAAATTACTCTCATGCTCCAAAAGGTTTTGTCTTAGTTATTTTTTATAAAAAGTATTAAAATCAATATATTCCCAAACTTTTATAGCCAAATAGCCGTTGTGTTTTTACAATAGCCTTCAAGTCATTAAACCCATCCATTTACAATAGCTTTGGACGAAAACTCTATCCAATTGCTACATTTTGATTTCTTCATTATGTTTTTTCGATGCGTATGGACAGTATGGACCGAAATCATTAAAACATCAGCCACTTTAGTACTTTTGTGACCTTCAACAGTAAGTTTTATAACTTCTTTTTCTCGTGGTGTAAATAATTCTTTCGTAGGACTTAAAAATAATTCTTCAGTCGTAACATTAATGAAAGATGGTTCGCCATTCAATCCTAGAAAAGACAAACCTGAAGGTTGATTATCCGTTTTTAAATGAGTAACATCGGTATGAATATCTAAAACCCTTATAATAGCACCTTCTTCATTACTTTGTATGGGAATACATTGCATCAAGATCCAAATATAATTTCCGTCAGTTTGTCTTATTCTGAAGTCATAACTTAACTTATAGTTTAGTACTTTTGGGGGATCTAGTTCATTAAAAAACTTTATAGCTTTGCGTTCATAGGCGACAAATCTCTGTTTATCATCAGGATGAATATTATCAAAAAAAAGTTTCAAATTGAAATCTTTCTTATCTTTTAAACCTAAAACTCTAGTGACATCACTACAAATCCACTCTACCTCGACAGTGGCAAAATTCACGATATAATAGTAAAAATCG from Flavobacterium ovatum carries:
- a CDS encoding RagB/SusD family nutrient uptake outer membrane protein produces the protein MKKFKYTKSIMLATLSLAALGSSCSGDLLNQSNENATSTANFGTSEEQVKSAVNGAFHPITGTFFWGRILHSGALLRSDEFNNFPLGSNTAMATFLGKPGDRWATEPWQELYKSIGRCNNIINNVNKEGIPNDVVRNNLVGQAYFLRAFDYWYLVNLYGNVPLVLDVPDLDNLYVKQAAKQAVWDQIVADLGKAETMLPAQWTGDDLGRPTSGAATALKGKSYLYQKKWALAHATLLPLVGKYTLLPAAQYGDNFTEKNENNSESVFELQFLGQQTFVWGSDIPGTGTMGNFHIDYAPPGKTPDKGHVVNPWLKNLFEANGDTYRRNQTLAYNYLGATGYGGTPYATDFVSDIAIATAAGVEPIFSKKYAGMDIGVRSQVDFLGTNVGTNWRVIRYSDVLLMLAEALNEDDKTALAGPYVTMVRQRPGSGLVDLLPTVKADKVLLRNAIIDERAMELAGEGHRFFDLVRWGLADKYMGATSAHGKNPKSLSGGIFKSNRDELIWIPSTEIDSNPNLKQNQGYN
- a CDS encoding NAD(P)H-dependent glycerol-3-phosphate dehydrogenase; translated protein: MSKTKKFAVIGGGSWATAITKMLCNNLTEVTWYMRNEGAIEHLKAYKHNPNYLSSVEFDLNKLVLTSDINVAVTNADYLIFAIPSAFLDAELQNLTVPLNDKIIFSAIKGIVPETSLIVGEHFHDTYDIPYSNIGVITGPCHAEEVALERLSYLTIACGDESKAKIVADNLSSNYIKTKITDDIIGTEYAAMLKNIYAIAAGMAHGLGYGDNFQSVIMSNAIREMKKFIRKVHKMKRNINDSAYLGDLLVTGYSVFSRNRMFGNMIGKGYTVKSAMMEMNMVAEGYYATKSAYKLNQTYGAKTPIIDAVYAILYENKNARKIFKDLTDKLD
- a CDS encoding GntR family transcriptional regulator gives rise to the protein MELLFDKIIALKQISTLSKHEQLVQGIIECIDSEIIVVGDQLPSINQMVENIGFARKTIVKAYEELKDRGLVESVKLKGYFIISTKTDVVLKVALLLYSFHRFQEEFYNTFRKELGDRYQIDIYVHHNNIETFENIISNIYGKYGAYVIAPIENPLVRPLLETIEPSRLLIVDRYLDLGNNYSYIAQEFENSTHDRLTEILEAIKKYDKIVLYYRSDLDYPIGVLKGFECFVEENQLIGEIEKNYRLDSVQAGVLYFFIDDTDLWELLRDCKKMNFVIGQDVGLLSHNDHIIKEIISGGITTISTNFNEMAVKAAKFVKHGELIHEIVPSDFIQRNSL
- a CDS encoding glycoside hydrolase family 36 protein → MCLLVLENIGNLDVSINSIYNKEGVQIFDVTIKSDEAIVPKPVTIQWKIPAHNVKGVWKPTTDFEKRIQADWELEHLESRISIDAPIISLFGNDDTNVHTFACSNAINKLELNARIREEDDCFYCHITFLSERLSPLNEFKAQIRIDSAPKHFSTALNEVAAWWETFDNLKPAFVPQIAKTPLYSTWYNFHQNLEVEKLLAECRIAYSLGYKVIIIDDGWQTNDTNRGYDYTGDWTPDRISKTKEFVDAVHEIGMKVGFWYSVPFCGVKSRAYKVFENKLLTKTHRWAPVFDPRFPEVREYLINIYKNALQEWGLDGFKLDFIDDFRLYDETVLTDADGRDYSSINEAVDRLLSDVMSELKAINPDVFIEFRQRYTGPAMRKFGNMMRAFDCPGDGTMNRIRIADIRMLCGETAVHADMLTWHKDEKVEVAALQVVNTLFGVPQLSVMLQEVPQDHIDMIQFYTKYWNDNANVLMEGKFVPSKPLANYPIQQVTKGDHQIIGLYDEYVVSLATTKKYFDIINGQLATQVVLDVAADFGTYNCIVYDCKGTIFASNEITLNQGLYKIEVPACGLIQLTLKN
- a CDS encoding TonB-dependent receptor — its product is MKKQTLKKLMGFATLLLSFSLFAQTIKVTGVVTEDGMPVPGINVSIKGEAKGTTTDFDGKYSIGGVSSKGVLVFSYLGLKTQEVAVNGRTVVNVAMLADSQTLDEVVIVGYGTSSKRELTGSVASISSKELVKSVASNPATLLQGKVSGIQVESSGGQPGGTANVFIRGVNSLSNASPLYIVDGVIVQNMDYVNPNDILDISVLKDAATAAIYGARAANGVILIKTNHGRKNQEMEVKYNARIGFDTPSKYLDFIDGEQYTKYLNQRFENDGDATRVTYNGVSTDWQKQNLKSGMIQDHGLSIQGGGETSSYFASVNYFKQDGILIGSGFRRLNARLNSEHNFRKLKITQTLGITEGNLKQNNWYGFDGTTAPTVALSNAANEGGFEAPSTVIQGPGGVNQFGLASLENNSITTRTLFGGLKFDYKITDNLSAGINFGLDYKNQNSFQFTPTYFMSTVDAVRNVNDKNDLTEYNKTTINLLVEPTLSYDKDFGKSKIGVVAGYTYFKENQRSSGIYGQGTPSNSIQVVSALPPSATNILLGENNTAGLISYFGRLNYNYDDRYLLSGTVRRDASSRFAKDNQSGYFPSISGAWNISKESFWKSDMINFLKLRTSYGVLGSYPDTFYPTQAVFLANQSNTSFGGALATGLAQTTLADPNLVWETTKTFDLGVDVTFLNNKMNFTADYYAKDIKDVLVAINVPSTLGVSLPVTRNAGTLINKGFEFDLSYQKTDGDFHYKVGTNFSFNLVAKAGDIPAPILGPAIDEDLRVVNRTVKGEAIGSFYGYKVEDKVNPLTGNFVRVDVNGDGVIDEKDITNIGNPTPDFTYGLTFGADYKNFDFSMAFVGVQGNEIYNVGKYYNMLWQDGGKLSSVLNSWTPTNTDTGIPKASVSDAAGNKEPSSFFVEDGSYLRLKNIEIGYNLPTKTLGMDFFKSLRVSFNVQNVFVLTKYSGYDPDVASTNGGRANLNSGVPGVRPTVNPLLGRGLDARTYPNARTFMLGLQASF